The genomic interval CTGCGCAAGTGGGGTAGATGGACTTGATTAACATGTACGCAGGccacaaatgcattaagacctatgttcgcatgacgcggatgtaacagtgttatttgaatgtgtggacaAAAAGCTGCGTCTTATTCAGATATCAAATGTTTCGATGACGAACTAACAAATTGCTAATAAGCCACATATGAAATGACCACACGAAGTAAAACTTGTATCAACGAACACTATTATATCGtttaatatacgtgcacttcatgaaaaacatttcatgcggtggatatgcgacttttAAGTGAAACAAATGACACACCACTACTTAAACGtttgtgttttaatttcattACATAGAAAAGTAAATgttctacctttatttcaaagtaagaATATACGCTAAATACTTTTCTTGTTTGAAACTCAGTTTGACTTGTGTAAATGTCAGGTGGCTTATGTTGTAAGTTGACCGTTTGTTGAACGCTAGTTGACCGTTTGTTGAACGCCAGTTGGCCGTTTGTTGATCGCCAGTTCGCCGTTTGTTAAACGCCAGTTGACCGTTTGTTAAACGCCATTTGGCGGTTTGTTGAACGCCATTTGGTCGTTTGTTGAACGCCAGTTTGCCGTTTATTGAACGCCAGTTGACCGTTTGTTTAAGCCAGTTGGCCGTTTGTTGAACGCCTGTTGACCGTTTGTTGAACGCCAGAAGGCCGTTTGTTGAACGCCAGTTGGCCGTTTGTTGAACGCCAGTTGGCCGTTTGTTGAATGCCAGTTGACCGTTTGTTGAACGCCAGTTGACCGTTTGTTGAACGCCAGTTGACCATTTGTTGAACGCCACTTGGCCGTTTGTTGAACGCCATTTGGCCGTTTGTTTACAGCCAGTGGGCCGTTCGTGGATAAGcaagttggcttgtgtggtcaatTATCCTTATAATTGTTGAAACGTATATCGATATTGCTTTTACACACGTTTGCAACTTCATCTTTCCAGTAAAAGGACAGTAAGATAGGTATATTGGATAATgagaaaatttaaaataaatgtatactaaGGTATACTTTGCTTATTAGTTTTAttagttttgttaaaataaatgtattatcgATCGTTATTCAACTCAGCCGAAATATATAACACTTGTTGTGGAATCAACCTTCCCCAGCTAcatgttataatttatatttataatgtgtGAAAAACGTTCTCCATATTATTCTTTAGATTAAGTTTAAAAACTAACTATTGAACTTATAGTTAACTAGTATTTAAATGATGGATTTAAATCGATTCCACTTTTAGCAAACGGGAAATCATCGACACTTACCAGTTTAATTAAAGTGATTATATATGATATGTATTCATTTTAAACTTACGATTGAAATCTTATTACATATACTTtgtccaagtgatttactttatCACACAAAATAATCAATCATTGCAACAGAAAATGGCTGGATTTGTCCGCGTTTGGCAAAACTTATGATTGTATATGTATGGCGGCATTCATGAAACACGCACGTTTATTGAAGGCACAACATAACATTTGAAGGAATTCGGAATGTATCTCAATACCAAACTAAGGTGTTTGCTGATAGGCATAACTAAACGGTTTTCAGACCTAGGCGGTGTATTTCAAATGTATCGAACGGAACATTCAACAAGCAGGTTTGTGACAGGCTACACTGTCGAACGGCGTTCCTGAGCAGTCTGAGTCCTTTCCGGTAGAACACATCCGCAGGAGGCTCGCGGATCCGTCCCCACAGGTGACCGAACACTCGCCCGAAAACCACTGGGACCAGGCTAAACAAAACGATTGGATATATATCACATTACGCTTAGATATATTCATCAGATAGTTTGGAAAAGTCATATAAGTATCCGAAAGAATATGCACATTGATAACATCGCAAACAAGTATCAAGGCATAAAACCAATCAACGAGACAGATTCGACTGGATACTTCACACTGCAGATTTTCATTATGTTGACTGTATTTTTAGTCATATACCTGTTTTTTTATTGACATCCTTATTGACAAAAAgtaataatttgtttgtttttacatttcAATACAGTTAATCGTGTGCTCCAAAGTgtgatattatattattaattattccTTTATACAACCAATAACCATGCCATCACACCAAAACATCCTATGTTGCTGCTTTTTTAAATCCAGattaaaatatcatatataaaacGCACTTGGACAGTTCTGCATAGTGCACGATTTTGAATCCACAGTATCCCCTTGACAGTCGGATCCCCCGTATAGTGGTTTGGGATTTGAACAGTTCCTTGTTCGGTGTGTATGTCCACTTGCACACGTTACGTCACAATTGGACCACGTGGACCATTCGGACCAATGTCCGTCGACTAAAATCAATACTATGCCAAGTGAATACATAATCATTAAACTCTCAACTTTTAGACTTAAAACAAACTGTTTTCATTATCTAAAAAGCGAACATTTAAAATGACAACAGGAATAAACTAAAGCAAGACATTTAATGAATTATTAGACAAAATGACATGCAATACCAAGAAGCTCATTGAAATCGGGgttcaaacaaaagaaaaatcaaaATAGCAGATTCGGCTATGTACTAACCAGCACATGGCGAGGCATGACACGTGGCGTTTTCGAACGCCGGTCCATTACAGTCAGCTGAATTTCCGGTACTACAATGTCGTACACGTGCCTGGTTGCCTTGTCCGCATGTCACTGAGCATGTTCCACTGAACCAGGACGACCACACTGGGATAAAATATACGAACAACTAAATGATATGACATtatgcatttattattttcatcaataAATATTCATGATAAGTATTTTATATCTTCAGGAATCAAAGCAAATGCCTTTCCTTAATGAATATCAACACGTGTATCCTGAATGCATATTAGTCGCATTTACTAACGTTAGTGATAAATGTTCACGTATTCACTTTTACTGCGCATTATGTGATTTGTGATGTTTGAAAGAAATGCTCATTTGCaagatattgttttaaaaatcagGGCCAAGTGTAAGTTTCGGGAACTATCAAACTTCTTTAACGGCCAATGCTTGTTAATGACTATTAATGGCCAAGGCTatgacattatttaaaatacattgttgttgtttctgttgtgtgtgtttgttttgaggCGTGTGGTTgatcattaattaaatattatactGCGAGGACATTGTACtgataacaagatattatatTTTCATTGTGCACATGCATTTCCCTCATCAAAATAAATAATCCCGTATTGTTAATTCAACGCATACACAAATATAAAAGCAGTATTCAAAATGTCTCATTCTAGCTATAAAATACtagaaaataatattgtttttacgCTATGTCATCAATATTGCTTACTTGGGCATTTAGGTAAATTGCATGCATCCCATTCTTCACCTAGTCCATAACACTGGTGTCCGCCATTAGCTGGAGCCGGATTGGAACAGGTGCGAGATCGCGTGATGTTGCCAGTGGCACATGTAACGCTACAAGACGACCACGGTGTCCAGTCTGACCAGTGACCATCAACTGCAACAAAATAATAGAATTGACATCAAAAGATATTGCTTAATATCACGTGAAGATGTGCCGTTTCACAGGTGACTGCATGTAGTCAACGTGGTCCAGCTGTTCCACACACCGTAActgattataaataaaactaattggattCTTTTGAAAACATATCAACCTCATGTCATTGTCTCATATGCAGTATTTCACACTCATAAACATTTGCACAATTCAGAGCAGAAAGTTTATATAGTATAACTTATAGCAGTATGTGATTTTATATTTATGACTTCAATGTCATTCAACTTCATAACACTTTAACAGCATTTTGCCATTTCTTTAGAAATATTGCTGACCTTAAGTTAACGTGAATTTTCAAAGTAACCAGATagctataataaattatttttcttacatACAGCATCCTAGTTTCCGTTGATTTTACGCGGCATACCTGGACATAACCCAAGATTGCAATCAAAAGTCTCGTTGGCGCTTCCAGAGCAGTTGTTGCCCTTGGGCTCATCAGGCACAAAATAGCATTCTCTAGCACGAGACTTTGTTCCGTTGCTACAGGTAACCGAACATGAGGTCCATGAGTTCCAAGTTTTCCAATGACCATCAACTAAAGATTAAAACGTTGCgttagtttttttatttgttatcatTTTCACCCCAGTTCCACCATATTTAACTCGGTAGAAGGCTAAATAGTGCCCCATGTAATTCACGTGATCTTTTCATTACCATTTAGCCTAATGTAGAGTTGAATAATAACGTTAAAACGACATCAAAAGTGAAGCAAGCATtgcaatgtttataaaattgtatttaaaaagttAACAAAGCATGTTAAAGCTGTTAACTTAAGTATTTTTAACAATGGATAACTTAATTTCAAGAAACATGATAAATTGTTTAACATTTCAACTTTAGTGATCATTCAGCAAAATGACGTAAGGAGACTACTCAACCAAGAATGTGCAATAAACTCCGTATAATTGATAAGAAAAAGGATGTCAACGTTTATGTTTTATCAGATAACAGATGCGGATGCTACCTGGTGGCAACGGTTGTAACTGAACTGTTAACTGATCATTTACCTGGACTTCCGTGACGAAGACTACTTCATTTTACGGtttaacattttgttattaacattttgttaacgtTGGAATATTGTAGTTAGAATGCTGAATACAATGACGATGCCATATGGGTTTTtacttatgttttaaatattgttttatgtttactGTGTCAGTAATAGAACCAAACCATCGCTTAAGTAAAGTCTATTAATATGCATACTTGGGCAGTGATCGGTGCTACAATCCCTCGTCTCAGTATCTGGTCCGGCGCATGGGGTCCCGTGATGAGGACTTTAAGATGAAAACATGGCATCAATTAACGTCCAGAAACTATATCCGGATAATTTATTTTGTTCTTAACCATAAGTTAATGAACGTGTGTTAGAAACAGTGTGCATCAAAGTCGACAGAAATGCCACCActcaattagaaaaaaataagttaataagtTAACTTTTATAACAAACATACATAAACTGCATACGTATTACAAGTCTAGTATATATCAAATATTATAGATGTTCAACTAACTAACTGCCTACATCATCATACCAATAACGTCCGGGCCCAGCAATCTCTGGTGGTAGAGCGCTCCAATTTCTATCCGGagatttcaaggtcaaattttaccctgaaCACATACCGTGCGTGTCGATCGACCTTGTCATATTTTCCTACGACCTTTATTTTCCTACATCTGTTTAGTAAGGGTTACTTTCAGCACATAGCGTGGCGTTTATTCACTAACACGACTAAACCTTATATATGGCCAAACATTGTCCAGCAAAACAGTGTGAACACCACTTTgattcaataaattttaaaacaaggaaaaatcaATAGACATTAACTGCGCCAAAACAATgctatatttttgtttcattatcGACCTATCGTACCTGTCATAGTGACACCTCCTCGTCCTCTGCTGTGACCCTCCTCCGCAGGTCAAAGAACACGTGGCCCATGAAGCCCAATCGTTCCAAACACCGTCCACTGACATAGGAGTTCAAATATGCTAATACTGTATTTTTGCATatcattttataaatgaaatatacttTTTGAGCTTTTTCACCGTGTGTGTTTTAATGTCAATTGTATACCCACCACAAAGGTACCAGCTATATTAAAACACCGATACTATTAATACCTAATCTGTTCATAGgttgcattaaaaaatatatttaaaataacgatagATGTGCGAGATACCTGGACATGCATGAGAGGCGCATGCTTTGGCAAAATTAAGGTTTCCAACGCAGTCATGGCCGTGTGGTATGTAGGGTGGAAAGTAGCATGTCCTATTCCTAATCATATAGCCGCCTCCGCAGGTTAGGGTGCAGTCGGCCCACTGTGACCATTCCGTTAATACTCCATCGACTTAgtaacaaaatatatcaacattcaacggtacaaattgaaaataaattggcAAACAGATATATTCTGAGTTACAAAGCAATTAGATTCTGAGAcatgatatatgtttaaaatctctttaaattcaattaattgtTTACGGATAGTGTTTAGAAGGTTGGTGATCTtttcgaaaaagaaaaaaaaatcaaacaatgtaAGATGTAACTACCTTATAAAATGTATTGATTCTGAAACGCGAACTTAATACAcctaaattatttaatttaaaataacaaacaatacgATATTGTCACACCTGGGCAATCTGAATTTCCACATGTCTGGTTCTCGTGTGAGATTCCC from Dreissena polymorpha isolate Duluth1 chromosome 1, UMN_Dpol_1.0, whole genome shotgun sequence carries:
- the LOC127881144 gene encoding A disintegrin and metalloproteinase with thrombospondin motifs adt-1-like, with amino-acid sequence MCTLTCGGGQQYRERQCTYPDHTLHGQYCPGPKNQTQECNSRNCPVDGIWTQWSAYSKCSVSCASGFQTRARQCQFDPRYDRGNSCPGNDTSTQLCDNGHCPVDGVFENWSTWNACPVTCGGGIQDRMRVCHFPPNVPHGLACLGISHENQTCGNSDCPVDGVLTEWSQWADCTLTCGGGYMIRNRTCYFPPYIPHGHDCVGNLNFAKACASHACPVDGVWNDWASWATCSLTCGGGSQQRTRRCHYDSPHHGTPCAGPDTETRDCSTDHCPIDGHWKTWNSWTSCSVTCSNGTKSRARECYFVPDEPKGNNCSGSANETFDCNLGLCPVDGHWSDWTPWSSCSVTCATGNITRSRTCSNPAPANGGHQCYGLGEEWDACNLPKCPMWSSWFSGTCSVTCGQGNQARVRHCSTGNSADCNGPAFENATCHASPCAVDGHWSEWSTWSNCDVTCASGHTHRTRNCSNPKPLYGGSDCQGDTVDSKSCTMQNCPTWSQWFSGECSVTCGDGSASLLRMCSTGKDSDCSGTPFDSVACHKPAC